From a region of the Bradyrhizobium sp. KBS0727 genome:
- a CDS encoding ABC transporter substrate-binding protein — translation MKTSISRRTLLKGTGAVLAGAAFSTRVMADAPAAEPVTPALIEAARKEGQVIYYTSTDLPVAEKLAKAFEAKYSGIAVRVERTGAERVFQRIGQEYSSNIHAVDVVNSSDAAHFIVWKRDGILAPYVPEEVAKFYPAEHRDIDGQFASFRVWLSIIAYNTNLVKAQDAPKSFADLLDPKWKGKIVKAHPGYSGTIMTATYQMQRDLGWTFFEQLAKQNIMQVQSSADPPKKLDLGERAVMADGNEYNIFQMKESGRPVEPVYASEGSPLIIGPNGIFKDAPHPNAAKLFQSFSLGREAQQMIIDVGGLRSVHAQAVEKAGRRPLKEIKTMKDDAAAVEKESESIKARYTKIFRV, via the coding sequence ATGAAGACTTCGATTTCGCGACGCACCCTGCTTAAAGGCACCGGCGCGGTGCTCGCAGGCGCAGCATTTTCGACTCGCGTGATGGCGGATGCGCCGGCGGCGGAACCGGTGACGCCGGCGCTGATCGAGGCGGCGAGGAAGGAAGGTCAGGTGATCTACTACACCTCGACCGACCTGCCGGTCGCGGAGAAGCTGGCCAAGGCGTTCGAGGCGAAATATTCAGGGATCGCCGTTCGCGTCGAGCGCACCGGCGCGGAACGCGTGTTCCAGCGCATCGGTCAGGAATATTCCAGCAACATCCACGCTGTCGACGTCGTCAATTCGTCCGATGCCGCGCATTTCATCGTCTGGAAGCGCGACGGCATTCTGGCACCCTATGTGCCGGAGGAAGTTGCGAAGTTTTATCCGGCCGAGCACAGGGATATCGACGGCCAGTTCGCCAGCTTCCGCGTCTGGCTCAGCATCATCGCCTACAACACCAATCTGGTGAAGGCGCAGGACGCGCCGAAGAGTTTTGCCGACCTGCTCGATCCCAAATGGAAGGGCAAGATCGTCAAGGCGCATCCCGGCTACAGCGGCACCATCATGACCGCGACTTACCAGATGCAGCGCGATCTCGGCTGGACGTTCTTCGAGCAGCTCGCCAAGCAGAACATCATGCAGGTACAGTCGTCGGCCGATCCGCCAAAGAAGCTCGACCTCGGCGAGCGCGCGGTGATGGCCGATGGCAACGAGTACAACATCTTTCAGATGAAGGAATCGGGCCGCCCGGTCGAGCCGGTCTATGCATCGGAGGGATCGCCGCTGATCATCGGGCCGAACGGCATCTTCAAGGACGCGCCACATCCGAACGCGGCAAAGCTGTTCCAGTCGTTCAGCCTCGGCCGCGAGGCCCAGCAGATGATCATCGATGTCGGAGGCCTCCGCTCGGTGCATGCGCAGGCAGTTGAGAAGGCAGGGCGCAGACCGCTCAAGGAGATCAAGACGATGAAGGACGATGCCGCGGCGGTGGAGAAAGAAAGCGAGTCCATCAAGGCGCGTTACACCAAGATCTTCCGCGTCTGA
- a CDS encoding Isoquinoline 1-oxidoreductase subunit, with translation MKSELRSQLVFCVVVVAVSMLAGYAVSETAPTSLASPDSFASISDTNARSAAIFTELGKVLTHPRCTNCHPAGDRPRQGDESRLHQPPITRGADGHGLPAMRCSICHGNANFEPGHMPGHPEWHLAPREMAWEGKTVAEICDQLRDPARNGGRKVEDLIHHIGEDTLVGWAWAPGAGRSPAPGTQKQAGALVEAWVKTGAACPAK, from the coding sequence ATGAAATCGGAACTGCGGTCTCAGCTTGTGTTCTGCGTTGTCGTAGTCGCGGTGAGCATGCTCGCGGGCTACGCCGTTTCCGAGACCGCACCGACATCGCTTGCGAGCCCCGACAGCTTTGCGTCGATATCGGATACCAACGCGCGCTCGGCCGCTATATTCACCGAACTTGGCAAGGTGCTGACCCATCCGCGCTGCACCAACTGCCATCCGGCGGGTGATCGACCGCGGCAAGGCGACGAGAGCCGACTGCATCAGCCGCCGATTACCCGCGGGGCCGACGGTCATGGCCTCCCGGCGATGCGCTGCTCGATTTGCCATGGCAATGCCAATTTCGAACCCGGCCACATGCCGGGTCACCCCGAATGGCACCTCGCCCCGCGCGAAATGGCGTGGGAGGGCAAAACGGTCGCCGAAATTTGCGACCAGCTCAGGGATCCCGCACGCAATGGCGGCCGCAAGGTCGAGGATCTCATCCATCACATCGGCGAAGATACGCTTGTGGGCTGGGCCTGGGCGCCGGGTGCCGGACGCAGTCCCGCGCCCGGTACGCAAAAGCAGGCTGGGGCGCTGGTCGAAGCCTGGGTGAAAACCGGCGCAGCTTGCCCTGCAAAATAA
- a CDS encoding (2Fe-2S)-binding protein: MTKLSITINGQPHGPTDVRDDLSMNDFLREYLGMTGTKFGCGAAQCLSCAIIVDNPDGTSYTSPTCVTPAVSFDGKAIRTVEGHVKNDELSVLQKAFIAHFAFQCGYCTAGFLNEGQVLLERLARAPVKRAELEQTVADALDGHLCRCTGYVKYHEAVLDVILADSKRYLVANQ; encoded by the coding sequence GTGACCAAATTGAGCATCACGATCAACGGTCAGCCGCACGGACCGACGGATGTCCGCGACGATCTCTCGATGAACGATTTCCTGCGCGAGTATCTCGGCATGACCGGTACCAAGTTCGGCTGCGGCGCCGCGCAGTGCCTGAGCTGCGCCATCATCGTCGATAATCCCGATGGTACGAGCTACACCAGCCCGACCTGTGTCACCCCGGCGGTGAGTTTCGACGGCAAGGCGATCCGTACCGTCGAGGGCCATGTGAAGAATGACGAGCTCTCCGTGCTCCAGAAGGCCTTTATCGCGCACTTTGCGTTCCAGTGCGGCTATTGCACGGCGGGCTTTTTGAACGAGGGCCAGGTCCTGCTGGAACGTCTGGCCAGGGCGCCGGTCAAACGCGCCGAACTCGAGCAAACCGTCGCCGATGCGCTCGACGGTCACCTCTGCCGCTGCACCGGCTACGTCAAGTACCATGAGGCGGTGCTCGATGTGATCCTTGCGGATTCCAAACGCTATCTCGTAGCGAACCAGTGA
- a CDS encoding xanthine dehydrogenase family protein molybdopterin-binding subunit encodes MRPSRREFLKWVSASGIALSLSRLGSAEAAGLPPRASLPGSGNWNPAINGAGRIDGVAKVTGAKLYASDFRASDLPGWPAKTSHAILVRAPDATHVYTGMDLARLSGAAKPSVVVTAADLDKVGTRVPEFYTGDLFCPIGKTPIYMGQPVALLIFETFDAFDQARLLLRDGTFVKFGEETGPVTIPDYGAYRFTRVAGATPDAPDVYSPLLAGWVSPGRSQNSPLPVWSPAAKGTQAPYAKAAVYGEQIRSELAAKDPNLLVLDREFETQSVDPMFLEPESGLAWYNRKTESLELVLGVQSPYEAAESIAHLLGKARGPFKPAHINTQFTYVGGGFGGRDHTPFVLYVALAAMFFPGYPVRLAHDRYQQFQGGIKRHAFKMRSRIGVDRSTGKIKAFAADHVLDGGGLANFSLNVATVGAAAAIGIYDVPKVDVTTVALHSRGVTAGSMRGYGTLQTMTALEVLIDEVAAALPLDAIEFRRRNALPPNGRTMTGNPYIVSVRTTEILDKLEKHPIWQQRAQRKSDAPNGSLVGTGVACVTKDYGAGADCSLGRVELSPEGKVAIYCDHVEMGNGIGTALANRVAIHLGTVADEVSVARVDSYDALGLITSGDPYTIDQKTQDAAEKNPRWVPAVSSATSASIGAHVGTHSAAEAARVIFRFGLWPAALELWRIGPDDARAKDWPKAQWKDGNLVMPGLDPLPLPALAARAHARNLVTGAVAHSFSRWAWSRARFPLGGEQYRAEIDALAVRKGNGKFARIDRVSVKFPPTDNNRIGTAYTSMCGTVVRVEIERATGALRIAKAYSVFECGQALVPEVVLGQAQGGFAMGVGYALLETLPLYEGGPGNGQWNLGQYLIARGSDLPLHDLEIEMLPPLTPDEPPKGMAEVVTVPVVPAILNAIFDATGRRFQSLPVTASLLKGVLA; translated from the coding sequence ATGCGGCCTTCACGGCGCGAGTTTCTGAAATGGGTGTCGGCAAGCGGCATAGCACTCAGCCTGTCGCGCCTGGGATCGGCGGAAGCTGCCGGCCTGCCGCCGCGTGCGTCGCTTCCGGGTAGCGGGAACTGGAATCCCGCAATCAATGGCGCCGGTCGGATTGACGGCGTTGCCAAGGTCACCGGCGCAAAACTCTACGCTTCGGATTTCCGGGCGTCCGATCTCCCGGGTTGGCCCGCGAAGACTTCGCACGCGATCCTGGTTCGCGCGCCGGATGCCACCCACGTCTATACTGGAATGGACCTCGCGCGCCTGAGCGGCGCGGCGAAACCATCGGTGGTGGTGACTGCGGCCGATCTCGACAAGGTCGGCACGCGCGTTCCTGAATTCTATACCGGCGACCTGTTCTGTCCGATCGGCAAGACGCCGATTTATATGGGGCAGCCGGTAGCGCTGTTGATCTTCGAGACGTTCGATGCCTTCGACCAGGCGCGACTCCTGCTGCGCGACGGCACGTTCGTGAAATTCGGCGAGGAGACCGGCCCCGTCACGATCCCGGACTACGGTGCCTACCGCTTTACGCGCGTGGCCGGTGCAACGCCTGATGCGCCCGATGTCTATTCACCGCTGCTGGCGGGTTGGGTCAGCCCTGGACGCTCCCAGAACTCTCCACTTCCGGTATGGTCTCCGGCTGCCAAGGGGACGCAGGCTCCCTATGCCAAGGCCGCCGTCTATGGCGAGCAGATCCGCAGCGAACTGGCGGCGAAGGATCCCAACCTGCTGGTGCTGGACCGTGAGTTCGAGACACAGTCGGTCGATCCGATGTTCCTCGAACCGGAATCCGGGCTCGCTTGGTACAACAGAAAAACCGAAAGCCTCGAACTCGTGCTTGGCGTGCAATCTCCGTATGAAGCGGCGGAGTCGATTGCGCATCTGCTCGGCAAGGCGCGGGGACCGTTTAAGCCGGCGCATATCAACACCCAGTTCACCTATGTCGGCGGCGGCTTCGGCGGACGCGATCACACGCCGTTCGTGCTTTATGTGGCGCTGGCGGCGATGTTCTTTCCCGGTTATCCGGTACGGTTGGCGCATGATCGCTATCAGCAGTTTCAGGGCGGCATCAAGCGCCACGCTTTCAAGATGCGTTCGCGCATCGGAGTCGACCGGTCTACCGGCAAGATCAAGGCGTTCGCGGCAGACCACGTCCTCGACGGTGGCGGGCTGGCGAATTTCTCGCTGAACGTGGCGACCGTCGGCGCGGCCGCCGCGATCGGCATCTACGACGTTCCGAAAGTCGACGTGACCACGGTTGCGCTGCATTCGCGGGGGGTGACCGCGGGGTCGATGCGCGGCTATGGCACGTTGCAGACGATGACGGCGCTGGAAGTGCTGATCGATGAAGTCGCTGCCGCTCTGCCGCTCGACGCCATCGAGTTCCGGCGGCGGAACGCGCTTCCGCCCAACGGCCGGACCATGACCGGCAATCCCTACATCGTCTCGGTCCGTACCACGGAGATTCTCGACAAGCTCGAAAAGCATCCGATCTGGCAGCAACGCGCGCAACGGAAATCGGATGCGCCGAACGGCAGTCTGGTCGGCACTGGCGTTGCCTGCGTCACCAAGGATTACGGCGCCGGCGCCGATTGCTCGCTGGGGCGGGTCGAACTGTCGCCGGAAGGCAAAGTCGCGATCTATTGTGATCATGTCGAAATGGGCAACGGCATCGGCACGGCGCTCGCGAACCGGGTGGCGATCCATCTCGGTACAGTGGCCGACGAAGTTTCGGTGGCGCGGGTCGACAGCTATGACGCCCTCGGACTGATCACATCAGGCGATCCCTACACGATCGACCAGAAGACGCAGGACGCCGCCGAGAAGAATCCGCGCTGGGTGCCGGCGGTCAGTTCGGCGACCAGCGCCTCGATCGGAGCGCATGTCGGTACCCATTCGGCCGCCGAGGCGGCGCGTGTCATCTTTCGTTTCGGCCTGTGGCCGGCGGCGCTGGAGCTTTGGCGCATCGGGCCCGATGACGCGCGCGCGAAGGATTGGCCCAAAGCGCAGTGGAAGGACGGGAATCTCGTCATGCCCGGCCTCGACCCGCTGCCATTGCCGGCGCTGGCTGCGAGAGCGCATGCGCGCAATCTCGTGACCGGGGCGGTGGCGCATAGTTTCTCCCGCTGGGCATGGTCGCGCGCGCGCTTCCCGCTCGGCGGCGAACAATATCGTGCCGAGATCGACGCGCTGGCCGTGCGCAAGGGGAATGGCAAGTTCGCGCGTATCGATCGGGTCAGCGTCAAGTTTCCGCCGACTGACAACAACCGTATCGGCACCGCCTATACCTCGATGTGCGGCACGGTGGTCCGGGTCGAGATCGAACGGGCAACCGGTGCGCTGCGCATCGCCAAGGCTTATAGCGTTTTCGAATGCGGACAGGCGCTGGTGCCTGAGGTCGTGCTGGGCCAGGCCCAGGGCGGTTTTGCGATGGGTGTCGGCTATGCCCTGCTCGAGACGCTGCCGCTCTACGAAGGCGGACCGGGCAACGGCCAGTGGAACCTCGGACAGTACCTCATTGCGCGCGGATCGGACCTGCCGCTGCATGACCTCGAGATCGAGATGCTGCCGCCGCTGACGCCGGACGAACCGCCCAAGGGGATGGCCGAGGTCGTGACGGTTCCCGTCGTCCCTGCGATTCTGAACGCCATTTTCGACGCCACCGGCCGCCGCTTTCAATCGCTGCCGGTGACCGCAAGCCTGCTCAAGGGAGTGCTCGCGTGA
- a CDS encoding tripartite tricarboxylate transporter substrate binding protein yields MRLRLAFALATGLFAGQVVLTSSSQAQDYPSRPVRVIVPFGAGGPADVTARQIGSILQENFGQPFVVENRTGAGGVIGTLEAAKSPPDGYTLLMMSNTQTANESLVPQRKYELMRDLAPIAPVNYSDLVIVVHPAVAAKTLQEFIALAKTQPGKLNYASSGQGTPYHMAGELFKAMAGIDVLHVPYRNSGEARSGVIGGQVQMMIDAVPAMAPNIAENQVRALATTGKTRSAVLADVPTASEAGVPGYEATIWLGLMAPAGTPKPVIDKLNAAVNAAVKRPDIVKLWTQQGAVPMSMTPEEFDKFLRTDIVKWAEVVKKFEKPQ; encoded by the coding sequence ATGCGGCTAAGGCTGGCATTCGCGCTGGCGACAGGTCTTTTCGCAGGTCAGGTTGTTCTCACTTCTTCCAGTCAGGCGCAGGACTATCCGTCGCGGCCGGTGCGGGTGATCGTGCCCTTTGGCGCCGGCGGACCCGCCGACGTCACCGCCCGCCAGATCGGCAGCATTCTGCAGGAAAATTTCGGTCAGCCTTTCGTGGTCGAGAACCGTACTGGCGCCGGCGGGGTGATCGGCACGCTCGAGGCGGCCAAGTCGCCACCCGACGGCTATACGCTATTGATGATGTCGAACACCCAGACCGCGAACGAATCGCTGGTGCCGCAACGCAAATACGAATTGATGCGCGATCTGGCGCCGATCGCCCCAGTCAACTATTCGGATCTGGTGATCGTGGTTCACCCCGCCGTGGCGGCGAAGACGCTGCAGGAATTCATTGCACTGGCGAAAACGCAACCCGGCAAGCTGAATTACGCGTCGTCCGGCCAGGGCACGCCGTATCACATGGCCGGCGAACTGTTCAAGGCGATGGCCGGCATCGATGTCCTGCACGTGCCGTACCGCAACAGCGGCGAAGCGCGCAGCGGCGTGATCGGCGGCCAAGTGCAGATGATGATCGACGCGGTTCCGGCGATGGCTCCCAACATCGCAGAGAATCAAGTGCGCGCGCTCGCCACTACCGGAAAGACGCGCTCGGCCGTGCTGGCTGACGTGCCGACCGCAAGCGAAGCAGGCGTTCCCGGCTACGAGGCCACCATCTGGCTCGGCCTGATGGCGCCGGCGGGCACACCGAAGCCGGTTATCGACAAGCTCAACGCTGCGGTGAATGCCGCGGTGAAGCGGCCGGATATCGTCAAGCTCTGGACCCAGCAAGGCGCGGTTCCGATGTCGATGACACCGGAAGAGTTCGACAAGTTCCTGCGCACCGATATTGTGAAATGGGCTGAAGTCGTCAAGAAGTTCGAAAAGCCGCAATAG
- a CDS encoding (2Fe-2S)-binding protein produces MPCVRFRLNGAETEIDADPDRSLLDILRAQLGMTGPHFGCGAGECGACNVIIGDRAVSACDMPLWSVVDKDVTTIEGLGTAEQPHPLQRAFIAEQALQCGYCIPGILMSAAALLKRNSSPTGREVREALDRNLCRCGSHNRIVRAILRAAGEMAAE; encoded by the coding sequence ATGCCGTGTGTTCGATTTCGCCTTAATGGCGCCGAGACCGAGATCGACGCCGATCCCGACCGATCGCTGCTGGATATCTTGCGCGCACAGCTCGGCATGACCGGGCCGCATTTCGGCTGCGGCGCCGGCGAGTGCGGCGCCTGTAACGTCATCATTGGCGACCGCGCGGTGTCGGCCTGCGACATGCCACTGTGGTCGGTGGTGGACAAGGACGTCACCACCATCGAGGGCCTTGGCACCGCCGAACAGCCACATCCGCTGCAGCGCGCATTCATCGCCGAGCAGGCGCTGCAATGCGGCTATTGTATCCCCGGCATCCTGATGAGCGCGGCGGCGCTGCTGAAGCGAAATTCGTCACCGACCGGTCGCGAGGTCAGGGAAGCACTCGACCGCAACCTCTGCCGCTGCGGCTCGCATAACCGTATCGTGCGGGCGATATTGCGCGCCGCGGGCGAAATGGCGGCGGAATGA
- a CDS encoding molybdopterin cofactor-binding domain-containing protein, with product MNQQPPSPSPPKLPVSLAANPKLSSWLKFSRTGQVTVSPGKVEIGQGIVTALAQIAADELDVDLSRVQMIRASTAASPNEGVTSGSLSIQQSGRALRHACAEVRHIFLQLASERLGVDVDALGIEDGTISGPGNVRTSYWELADAISLDRDATPGAVPKIATQRALAGHSVQRIDIPDKVFGRPRFIHDQSLAGMLHGRVLRPEHARANLLELKEDSARAIAGLVAVVRDGNFAGVVCETEHGAEQALLALRKSATWSDGEPLPDENDLVSFLKAQPSESTVIDKRTAAAGGTGTKTIRRQYTRPYIAHASIAPSCAMAQWNGDRVHVWTHSQGVYLLRADLALVLKLPVENITVEHMEGAGCYGHNAADDVALDAVLLARAAGGPPVRVLWSRNDEMSDAPFGAAMAIEIEADLDAGGDIVDWRHSIWSNGHAARPGRAAQPALLAAFELATPFPRMVSTNPPQANGGGADRNAIPLYDFPSWLIESHRLTTMPIRTSALRTLGAQGNVFAIESFLDEIAIRRGEDPIAFRLRHLRDERAKDVIRAVAGRAKWKPSRQPGIGHGIGFARYKNTGAYCAVIAEIESAEDIRVRKLTLAVDVGEAINPDGVINQIEGGAIQATSWVLKERVRFDRQRITSTSWTDYPILRFSEVPEVEVELIQRAEMDPVGAGEAAHGPVTSAIANAVFDALGVRVRHLPITRDSLIAAMEATA from the coding sequence ATGAACCAGCAGCCGCCCTCTCCGTCCCCGCCCAAATTGCCGGTCAGCCTGGCGGCGAACCCGAAATTGTCGTCATGGCTGAAATTCTCGCGCACCGGACAGGTGACGGTTTCGCCCGGCAAGGTGGAGATCGGCCAGGGTATCGTGACCGCGCTGGCCCAGATTGCCGCCGACGAACTCGATGTCGATTTGTCGCGGGTGCAAATGATCCGTGCTTCGACCGCGGCGAGCCCCAACGAGGGCGTTACGTCGGGCAGCCTCTCGATTCAGCAATCCGGCCGCGCGCTGCGGCATGCCTGCGCCGAGGTTCGACATATCTTTCTTCAACTGGCTTCGGAACGGCTGGGCGTTGATGTCGATGCGCTCGGCATTGAGGACGGCACCATTTCGGGACCCGGCAATGTCAGGACCAGTTATTGGGAATTGGCCGACGCCATCTCGCTCGATCGGGACGCCACGCCGGGTGCTGTGCCAAAGATCGCGACGCAGCGCGCGCTGGCGGGCCATTCGGTGCAGCGGATCGACATTCCCGACAAGGTGTTTGGCCGGCCGCGCTTCATCCACGATCAGTCGCTGGCGGGCATGCTGCATGGCCGCGTTCTGCGCCCGGAGCATGCCCGCGCAAACCTCCTCGAACTTAAGGAGGACAGCGCCCGCGCGATCGCCGGTCTCGTCGCCGTGGTCCGCGACGGCAATTTTGCCGGAGTCGTTTGCGAGACCGAGCACGGCGCGGAGCAAGCCCTTCTGGCGTTGCGCAAAAGCGCGACGTGGTCCGACGGCGAACCGCTGCCTGATGAAAACGATCTGGTTTCATTCCTGAAGGCGCAACCGTCGGAATCGACTGTCATCGACAAGCGAACGGCCGCGGCAGGCGGAACCGGAACCAAAACCATCCGGCGGCAATACACCCGCCCCTATATCGCGCATGCCTCGATCGCGCCGTCTTGCGCGATGGCGCAGTGGAACGGCGACCGCGTCCATGTCTGGACCCATAGCCAGGGCGTTTATCTGCTGCGCGCCGATCTGGCGCTGGTGCTCAAGCTGCCGGTCGAGAACATCACGGTCGAGCACATGGAAGGCGCCGGCTGCTATGGGCACAACGCCGCCGATGACGTGGCGCTCGACGCCGTACTGCTCGCGAGAGCTGCCGGCGGCCCGCCAGTGCGGGTGTTGTGGTCCCGCAATGACGAGATGTCGGATGCGCCGTTTGGCGCCGCAATGGCCATCGAGATCGAGGCCGATCTGGATGCCGGAGGCGACATCGTCGACTGGCGCCATTCGATCTGGAGCAACGGTCATGCGGCGCGGCCAGGGCGCGCGGCGCAGCCTGCCTTGCTGGCGGCGTTCGAACTAGCAACACCGTTTCCGCGTATGGTCTCGACCAACCCGCCGCAGGCCAATGGCGGCGGCGCCGACAGGAACGCAATTCCGCTCTATGATTTTCCATCCTGGCTGATCGAGAGCCATCGCCTGACGACGATGCCGATCCGCACTTCGGCGCTGCGGACGCTGGGCGCGCAGGGCAACGTGTTTGCGATCGAGTCCTTTCTCGATGAGATCGCCATCCGGCGCGGCGAGGACCCGATCGCCTTCCGGCTGCGGCACTTGCGCGACGAACGGGCCAAGGATGTGATCCGTGCCGTAGCGGGGCGTGCGAAGTGGAAGCCTTCGCGACAGCCCGGCATCGGCCATGGCATCGGCTTTGCCCGTTACAAGAACACCGGCGCCTATTGTGCCGTGATCGCCGAGATCGAGAGCGCCGAAGACATCCGGGTCAGGAAGCTGACGCTGGCAGTCGATGTCGGCGAAGCCATCAATCCCGACGGCGTGATCAACCAGATCGAAGGCGGCGCCATTCAGGCCACGAGTTGGGTGCTCAAGGAGCGCGTGCGCTTCGACCGGCAACGCATCACCAGCACCAGTTGGACCGACTACCCGATCCTGCGCTTCAGCGAAGTGCCGGAGGTGGAAGTCGAATTGATCCAGCGCGCGGAGATGGATCCGGTCGGCGCCGGGGAAGCCGCGCATGGCCCGGTCACATCAGCCATCGCCAACGCCGTGTTCGACGCCCTCGGCGTGCGGGTGCGCCATCTGCCGATCACGCGCGACAGCCTCATCGCCGCCATGGAAGCCACAGCATGA
- a CDS encoding substrate-binding domain-containing protein: MTNLNILSGGAAHGLVGSLAPAFKAQTGFDIAGEFGAVGAMADKLRGGMRTDIVILTAALLATLAEEKLVVAASISDVGMVETALAVRASDPKVVARDEAGLRDALLAADAIFVPDTRVSTAGIHVAKVLARLGITDAVAARLKIFPNGATAMRELAASNARRPIGCTQSTEIIGTAGVVLSGSLPPGSELATMYTAGVTTEATHPAQASELIGLLIGAAQREQRERAGFISAQK; encoded by the coding sequence ATGACCAACCTGAACATCCTGAGCGGCGGCGCGGCGCATGGACTGGTTGGAAGCCTGGCGCCGGCATTCAAGGCCCAGACCGGGTTCGATATTGCAGGCGAGTTCGGCGCCGTCGGCGCCATGGCAGACAAATTGCGTGGGGGCATGCGGACCGACATCGTGATCCTGACCGCAGCGCTCCTCGCCACGCTGGCGGAGGAGAAGCTGGTCGTCGCCGCCTCGATATCAGATGTTGGTATGGTCGAGACCGCCCTCGCCGTCCGCGCCAGCGATCCCAAGGTCGTGGCGCGGGATGAAGCCGGATTGCGCGATGCGCTGCTGGCCGCGGACGCGATCTTCGTGCCCGACACCCGAGTCTCGACGGCCGGAATACACGTCGCCAAGGTGCTGGCACGGCTCGGCATCACTGACGCCGTCGCCGCGCGGCTGAAGATCTTTCCGAACGGCGCGACCGCGATGCGCGAACTGGCGGCATCGAACGCGCGGCGTCCGATCGGTTGCACGCAGTCGACCGAAATCATCGGCACGGCAGGCGTCGTGCTGTCCGGTTCGCTGCCGCCGGGGTCCGAACTTGCGACCATGTACACGGCCGGCGTCACGACAGAGGCCACCCACCCGGCACAGGCTTCTGAACTGATCGGCCTGTTGATCGGCGCCGCGCAACGCGAACAGCGCGAACGCGCGGGCTTCATCAGCGCGCAGAAGTGA
- a CDS encoding GntR family transcriptional regulator: protein MPVPPSKKTAPSVRRVAAGNRRSGRPRSATTASRIYSDLRSELVSLQRRPGEAISEAEIALSFGVSRTPVREAILKLSDEGLLEIYPQSGIFVSRIPIDALPEAIIIRKALEETTARLAAERATSSQVLALRAILERQREASAAGDSETFHQTDELFHATVAEVAGYPGIWKFIQQVKVHVDRYRRLTLPQLGRIPKVITEHEAVLTAIEAHDPERARRAMEAHLENLLDNISATQHINPEFFDQRR from the coding sequence ATGCCCGTGCCACCATCGAAAAAGACCGCACCGTCGGTTCGCCGAGTGGCCGCCGGCAATCGCCGCAGCGGCAGGCCGCGCTCGGCCACCACGGCGTCACGGATCTATTCGGACCTTCGCAGCGAACTGGTGTCGCTGCAGCGCCGCCCCGGCGAGGCGATCTCCGAAGCCGAGATCGCGCTTTCATTTGGCGTCAGCCGAACTCCCGTCCGCGAAGCCATTCTGAAGTTGTCGGATGAGGGGCTGCTGGAGATCTATCCCCAGTCGGGCATCTTCGTCTCACGCATTCCGATCGACGCACTGCCGGAAGCCATCATCATCCGCAAGGCGCTCGAGGAAACCACCGCACGACTGGCCGCGGAACGGGCGACATCGAGCCAGGTCCTGGCGCTGCGGGCGATCCTGGAACGACAACGCGAGGCCAGCGCTGCCGGCGACAGCGAAACATTCCACCAGACCGACGAACTGTTTCACGCCACCGTGGCGGAAGTCGCGGGCTATCCCGGAATCTGGAAATTCATCCAGCAGGTGAAGGTCCACGTCGATCGCTATCGCCGGCTGACCTTGCCGCAGCTCGGCCGGATCCCGAAGGTGATCACCGAACACGAAGCCGTCCTGACCGCGATCGAGGCCCACGACCCCGAGCGCGCGCGGCGGGCGATGGAAGCCCATCTCGAAAATCTTCTCGACAACATTTCGGCCACCCAGCACATCAACCCGGAGTTCTTCGACCAACGACGCTAG